The following coding sequences lie in one Microvirga sp. 17 mud 1-3 genomic window:
- a CDS encoding DUF6867 family protein, giving the protein MQGILYEEPSIWLFLFVTVILGGAAAWMTGRAIAITWRPFWQLLVYLLILAAAVRFIHFALFGGTLLSVHYYAVDAIVVLIIGALGFQYYRARQMTTQYRWLYERTGPFGWKEKASHTNG; this is encoded by the coding sequence ATGCAGGGCATCCTTTACGAAGAACCCTCGATCTGGCTCTTCCTGTTCGTCACCGTGATCCTGGGCGGCGCGGCCGCATGGATGACCGGCCGGGCCATCGCAATCACCTGGCGCCCCTTCTGGCAGCTCCTGGTCTATTTGCTGATCCTCGCGGCCGCGGTGCGGTTCATCCACTTCGCCCTGTTCGGCGGGACCCTGCTCTCCGTCCACTACTACGCGGTCGATGCCATCGTGGTCCTGATCATCGGAGCGCTCGGGTTCCAGTACTACCGGGCACGCCAGATGACGACCCAATATCGCTGGCTCTACGAGCGGACGGGACCGTTCGGTTGGAAGGAAAAAGCCTCTCATACGAACGGTTAA